One genomic region from Granulicatella adiacens ATCC 49175 encodes:
- a CDS encoding DJ-1 family glyoxalase III encodes MANVVVFLAEGFEEIEGLATVDILRRAGHIVHTVGIGGQVITGSHKISVKTDDELETFYWAQIDALVLPGGIPGAHHLRENDFLIQKLKEYSKKGKIIAAICAAPIVLHRAGLLKKKKFTCYPGFEDEINDGIYTGTLVEKDGKIITGCGAAASFEFAYTIAEALGTDTSALREGMQYNKLFKK; translated from the coding sequence ATGGCAAATGTCGTTGTATTCTTAGCGGAAGGATTTGAAGAGATTGAAGGCCTTGCTACAGTTGATATTTTGAGAAGAGCAGGTCATATTGTTCATACAGTTGGCATTGGTGGACAAGTTATTACGGGTTCTCATAAAATTTCAGTGAAGACAGATGATGAATTAGAAACCTTTTATTGGGCTCAAATTGATGCATTAGTGCTTCCAGGTGGAATTCCAGGAGCTCATCATTTAAGAGAGAATGATTTCCTAATTCAAAAACTGAAAGAATATTCGAAAAAAGGGAAAATTATTGCAGCAATTTGTGCGGCACCAATTGTTCTACATAGGGCAGGATTGCTGAAAAAGAAAAAGTTTACTTGTTATCCCGGTTTTGAAGATGAAATTAATGACGGAATTTATACAGGAACGTTAGTTGAGAAAGATGGAAAAATCATCACGGGTTGTGGTGCAGCTGCAAGTTTCGAATTTGCTTATACAATAGCAGAAGCATTAGGAACAGATACCTCCGCACTTCGAGAAGGGATGCAGTACAATAAGCTTTTTAAAAAATAA
- a CDS encoding LacI family DNA-binding transcriptional regulator, whose product MASTIKDVAKLSGVSPSTVTRVLQDKSSISEATKKKVREAMASLNYHPNVNARSLASNKTNVIGVVLPKDSDIFYQNSFFPAVIRGISQTAADHQYSIQLCTGKDTNQRLAILKDTILGKRVDGLIFLYGEIEDPLVEFAIDQEFPAVVIGKTLSPLISFVDNNNEKAGFDATEYIIQKGAKSIAFIGGRDQLFVSRDRLKGYEKALKKYDIPINDSLIAQVSEFTREQGYHTLKELLKEGNIDGLVTADSLFTEGAVRYLNEKQIHLPIITFDSVQPSVRIDAYVDIHTLELGRSSFKLLRNVIKSYNNKNMMCYRQIIDHSIKEM is encoded by the coding sequence ATGGCATCCACTATTAAGGATGTTGCAAAGCTTTCTGGAGTCTCCCCTTCTACTGTTACAAGAGTACTTCAAGACAAATCTAGTATAAGTGAAGCGACGAAGAAAAAAGTACGTGAGGCCATGGCTTCACTGAATTATCATCCCAATGTTAATGCAAGAAGCTTAGCAAGTAATAAAACAAATGTCATCGGCGTTGTTCTTCCCAAAGACTCAGATATCTTTTATCAAAATTCATTTTTCCCTGCTGTAATTCGAGGAATTTCGCAAACAGCAGCGGACCATCAATATTCGATACAATTATGTACTGGAAAAGATACGAATCAACGTTTAGCCATTCTAAAAGATACGATTCTTGGAAAACGTGTAGATGGACTCATCTTCCTGTACGGAGAAATTGAGGACCCCCTTGTTGAATTTGCGATTGATCAAGAATTTCCGGCTGTTGTAATCGGAAAAACATTATCCCCTCTTATTTCATTTGTTGATAATAATAATGAAAAAGCAGGATTTGATGCAACAGAATATATTATTCAAAAAGGAGCAAAATCTATTGCATTCATCGGTGGTCGCGACCAATTATTTGTATCCCGAGACCGATTAAAAGGATATGAAAAAGCTCTAAAAAAATATGATATTCCAATAAATGATAGCCTTATTGCTCAAGTATCTGAATTTACGAGGGAACAAGGATACCATACTTTAAAAGAACTTCTTAAAGAAGGAAACATTGATGGTCTAGTAACAGCAGACTCTCTTTTTACAGAAGGAGCTGTCCGATATTTAAATGAAAAACAAATTCATTTGCCTATTATCACTTTTGACTCGGTACAACCTTCTGTTCGAATTGATGCTTATGTTGATATTCATACATTAGAATTAGGACGTTCTTCCTTCAAATTATTACGAAATGTGATTAAATCCTACAATAATAAAAATATGATGTGTTACAGACAAATCATTGATCACTCTATAAAAGAAATGTAA
- a CDS encoding polysaccharide deacetylase family protein: MEKVIQRRANNGKEKHSKKENKYTKNPEEMLETDLKEEAVQEENQENQRFGGKDSKKKRPKKKIPKTIFWVIGVLTLAILVFELLTIHRIMADQFNEEELKRIIQVEQDDTKKYNENFTVKDETNGNIEIQELIPTDSSGNEVASIAEQISTLKQTVLEKYAGASKKTLIFLKAYQTKVISNVNDIHYYVSVYQQKDRGFEQKEFSELTHKLVFADTLQPFEISKLFNNDLAVSNFFVKKALDESKANGLSDEQTDKITTQFKDNNWKKLDTSIIQNGIRIKYKDTNDSDAEWTIPFTELFAYMNENMIPETEKENYTQYLAAVKEKLGKKRIALSFDDGPRPETTPRVLEILKKYNAHATFYIVGSHVEGNESIIKQIVAEGHELGNHSYSHPLLPKKSADEVYKEVHNTSDLIAKASGGLRPMSLRPPYGGFDKMVAEQAGIAIVNWSIDSLDWKYRDAAKTIEHIKENAHNGGILLMHDIHEESVEALPTIIEYLQAEGYELVTVDELMAGQPLKPNHAYFNRVDIQKID, from the coding sequence ATGGAGAAGGTCATTCAACGAAGAGCCAATAATGGCAAAGAAAAACATTCAAAAAAAGAAAATAAATATACAAAAAATCCTGAAGAAATGCTAGAGACTGATTTGAAGGAAGAGGCAGTTCAAGAGGAGAATCAAGAGAACCAACGATTCGGTGGGAAGGATTCTAAAAAGAAAAGACCGAAAAAGAAAATTCCTAAAACTATTTTTTGGGTAATTGGAGTTTTAACTCTAGCTATTTTAGTATTTGAATTATTAACGATTCATCGTATTATGGCAGATCAATTTAATGAAGAAGAATTAAAACGTATTATTCAAGTTGAACAAGACGACACAAAAAAATATAACGAAAATTTTACGGTTAAAGATGAAACGAATGGCAACATTGAAATTCAGGAATTAATCCCTACAGATAGTTCTGGAAATGAAGTTGCTTCCATTGCTGAGCAGATTTCGACTTTAAAACAAACGGTGTTAGAAAAATACGCGGGTGCTTCAAAGAAAACTTTGATTTTTTTAAAAGCCTATCAAACAAAAGTTATTTCGAACGTAAATGATATTCATTACTATGTATCTGTATATCAACAAAAGGATCGTGGTTTTGAACAGAAAGAATTTTCGGAGTTAACACATAAACTTGTTTTCGCAGATACTTTACAACCATTTGAAATTTCAAAACTCTTTAATAATGATTTAGCAGTATCTAACTTTTTTGTAAAGAAAGCATTAGATGAATCTAAAGCAAATGGACTATCTGATGAGCAAACAGATAAAATTACTACTCAATTTAAAGATAACAATTGGAAGAAACTAGATACGTCAATCATTCAAAATGGAATTCGTATAAAATACAAAGACACAAACGATTCAGATGCAGAATGGACAATTCCTTTTACCGAGCTTTTTGCATATATGAATGAAAATATGATTCCGGAAACAGAGAAAGAGAACTATACACAATATCTTGCAGCTGTTAAAGAAAAACTAGGTAAGAAGAGAATTGCTTTATCGTTTGATGACGGCCCCCGACCTGAAACAACACCAAGAGTACTAGAAATTCTAAAAAAATATAACGCTCATGCAACATTTTATATCGTAGGAAGTCATGTAGAAGGTAATGAGTCTATTATTAAGCAAATTGTGGCTGAAGGACACGAACTTGGAAACCATAGTTATAGTCATCCTTTATTACCAAAGAAATCAGCAGACGAAGTGTATAAAGAGGTTCATAACACTTCAGACCTCATTGCCAAAGCTTCAGGTGGTTTAAGACCAATGAGTTTGCGTCCGCCATATGGTGGTTTTGATAAAATGGTAGCGGAGCAAGCAGGTATTGCTATAGTGAACTGGTCGATTGACTCGCTAGACTGGAAATATAGGGATGCAGCCAAAACAATTGAGCATATTAAGGAAAATGCTCATAATGGTGGAATCTTATTGATGCATGATATTCATGAAGAATCAGTAGAGGCATTACCAACAATTATTGAATACTTACAAGCAGAAGGTTACGAATTGGTGACTGTAGATGAATTGATGGCAGGACAACCATTAAAACCAAATCATGCATATTTTAACCGTGTTGATATTCAAAAAATAGATTAA
- the malQ gene encoding 4-alpha-glucanotransferase codes for MKERGIKYMSNRESGVLMHISSLPGQYGIGTFGKSAFDFVDFLVRTKQTYWQILPLGTTSYGDSPYQSFSAFAGNTNFIDFDLLIEEGLLSKEDVEMNWGAEETTVDYALLYEKRRPVLEKAVAAFLSKGKTPAYEKFVAEKAEWLEPFAEYMAIKESFDMKPWTAWSDEAIKRRQKDALAEYRLRLAEKLEYHRVTQFLFDEQWHALKKYANDNFIQIIGDMPIYVAADSVEMWATPHYFKTDEEGNPLCVAGCPADDFSPLGQLWGNPIYNWEAMKEDGFTWWSKRLKASFELFDVVRIDHFRGFSAYWEIPAEAENATIGKWVKGPGYDLFKAVKEQIGDLPIIAEDLGFMDEDVINLREATGFPGMKILEFGFMGENPKSGDLPHHYPVNAVAYTGTHDNDTVLGWYKSVPTETREFCNRYLNRRDEEPISYALLRGLYGSVSRMTVATMQDLLQLDETARMNIPSTLGGNWVWRMTKEQLTESVEEFLLGITELYDRANPHLEEVEDEEELVEEEK; via the coding sequence ATTAAGGAGAGAGGTATCAAATATATGAGCAATAGAGAATCAGGTGTGTTAATGCATATTTCATCATTACCTGGTCAATATGGAATCGGAACTTTCGGTAAATCTGCATTTGATTTTGTAGATTTTCTAGTTCGTACGAAACAGACTTATTGGCAAATTTTACCATTAGGAACAACTAGCTATGGAGATTCACCATATCAATCTTTTTCGGCTTTTGCTGGAAATACAAACTTTATCGATTTCGATCTTTTAATAGAAGAAGGACTTCTAAGTAAAGAAGATGTTGAGATGAATTGGGGCGCTGAAGAAACAACGGTTGACTACGCATTATTATATGAAAAACGTCGACCTGTTTTAGAAAAAGCAGTGGCTGCTTTTCTATCTAAAGGAAAAACTCCAGCATACGAAAAATTTGTTGCAGAAAAAGCAGAATGGTTAGAGCCATTTGCAGAGTACATGGCGATTAAAGAATCCTTTGATATGAAACCGTGGACAGCTTGGAGCGACGAAGCGATTAAACGTCGTCAAAAAGATGCATTAGCAGAATATCGCTTACGTCTTGCAGAAAAATTGGAGTATCACCGTGTGACACAATTCTTGTTTGATGAACAGTGGCATGCTTTGAAAAAATACGCGAATGACAACTTCATTCAAATTATTGGCGATATGCCAATTTATGTAGCAGCAGATAGTGTAGAGATGTGGGCAACACCACATTACTTCAAAACTGATGAAGAAGGAAATCCACTTTGTGTTGCTGGATGTCCTGCAGATGATTTTTCTCCGCTAGGTCAATTATGGGGGAATCCAATTTATAATTGGGAAGCAATGAAAGAAGATGGGTTCACTTGGTGGAGCAAACGACTAAAAGCGAGCTTTGAATTGTTTGATGTGGTTCGTATTGACCACTTTAGAGGTTTCTCAGCTTATTGGGAAATTCCAGCAGAGGCTGAAAATGCAACAATTGGGAAATGGGTGAAGGGCCCAGGATATGATTTGTTTAAAGCAGTAAAGGAACAAATTGGAGATCTGCCGATTATTGCTGAAGATTTAGGATTTATGGATGAAGATGTCATCAATCTTCGTGAAGCTACTGGTTTCCCAGGAATGAAAATTCTGGAATTTGGATTTATGGGTGAAAATCCTAAGAGTGGAGATTTACCTCATCATTATCCAGTCAATGCGGTTGCCTATACAGGAACTCATGATAATGATACAGTATTAGGATGGTATAAGTCGGTTCCAACAGAAACAAGAGAATTTTGTAATCGTTACTTAAATCGACGTGATGAGGAACCAATTAGCTATGCTTTACTACGTGGGTTATATGGTTCGGTTAGTCGAATGACAGTTGCAACAATGCAAGATCTACTACAATTAGATGAGACGGCTCGTATGAACATTCCAAGTACGCTCGGAGGAAACTGGGTATGGAGAATGACCAAAGAGCAGTTAACAGAGTCTGTAGAAGAATTCTTACTTGGGATTACTGAATTGTATGATCGTGCAAATCCACATCTTGAAGAAGTGGAAGATGAAGAGGAGTTAGTAGAGGAAGAAAAGTAA
- a CDS encoding carbohydrate ABC transporter permease produces MKKQKLGILLLEILGVILFLLFLSPIVLLVINSAKSSADILSDPLALPASFGQLWTNIVTIWNNPSINYPSSFLSSTIITVISLFTITLFSALAAWGLVRFRSKASTVIFFIFVASMVIPFQVVMYPLVTWFKVLSDAITTPLFGFSLLRSYPGIILAYTGFGMSLSVFMFHGFIKGVPLEIEEAAELDGCNKMQTFFYVVLPILKPIYVTILILNGIWIWNDFLLPLLLLGKGNAIQTLPIAVSNFAGSFTKQWDMILTSTLLIMLPVIILFLFAQKHIMKGMVDGAIKS; encoded by the coding sequence ATGAAAAAACAAAAATTGGGAATCTTACTTCTAGAAATTTTAGGAGTCATCCTTTTCTTACTATTCTTGAGTCCAATCGTTCTTTTAGTGATTAACTCAGCTAAAAGCTCTGCTGACATTCTTTCAGATCCGTTAGCTTTACCTGCAAGTTTTGGTCAACTATGGACTAATATCGTTACAATTTGGAATAACCCTTCCATCAATTACCCATCATCATTTTTATCATCAACGATTATTACTGTGATTTCTCTTTTCACAATCACTCTATTTTCGGCTCTTGCTGCATGGGGACTTGTTCGTTTCCGTTCAAAAGCTTCGACAGTGATTTTCTTCATTTTCGTAGCTTCAATGGTTATTCCTTTCCAAGTCGTAATGTATCCACTTGTTACTTGGTTTAAAGTTTTAAGTGATGCGATTACTACTCCATTATTTGGATTTAGCTTATTACGTTCTTATCCAGGGATTATCTTAGCGTATACTGGTTTCGGTATGTCACTATCAGTATTCATGTTCCACGGATTCATTAAAGGGGTGCCTTTAGAAATCGAAGAAGCTGCGGAATTAGATGGATGTAACAAAATGCAAACATTCTTCTACGTAGTTCTTCCAATCTTAAAACCCATCTACGTTACAATCTTAATCTTGAATGGAATTTGGATTTGGAATGACTTCCTATTACCACTTCTATTACTTGGTAAAGGAAATGCGATTCAAACATTACCAATCGCGGTATCAAACTTTGCCGGATCATTTACAAAACAATGGGATATGATTCTAACATCTACATTACTGATTATGTTACCAGTAATCATCTTATTCCTATTCGCTCAAAAACATATCATGAAAGGTATGGTTGACGGAGCAATCAAATCATAG
- the rpsO gene encoding 30S ribosomal protein S15: MAISKEKKNEIIKEYALHEGDTGSPEVQIAVLTYEINHLNDHIRVHKKDFHSNRGLMKKVGHRRNLLAYLRNKDVQRYRELINRLGLRR; encoded by the coding sequence ATGGCAATTTCTAAAGAAAAGAAAAACGAAATCATCAAAGAGTATGCATTACACGAAGGAGACACTGGTTCACCAGAAGTACAAATCGCTGTATTAACTTACGAAATCAACCACTTAAATGACCACATCCGTGTTCATAAAAAAGACTTCCACTCAAACCGTGGATTAATGAAAAAAGTTGGTCACCGTCGTAACTTATTAGCATACTTACGTAACAAAGATGTTCAACGTTACCGTGAATTAATCAACCGTTTAGGCTTACGTCGTTAA
- a CDS encoding carbohydrate ABC transporter permease — MSKNKKALSRDDRAKRNFYRLVLPAFIIFALVIIVPFFLGFYYSLTDWKSVTQTNLQFVGLKNFTESLADTRFQYSLMITVIFALFNVVVVNIVSFSLALLVSSKIKLKDIFRAGFFIPNLIGGLVLGYIWQFIYNSVFPALGQLIGSQFLIDNLFLGDVKLAVTALIITNTWQYAGYIMMIYFAALQNVPSSLVESASLDGANAWQRLRHIIIPMVMPAFTVSLFLTITNSFKIFDVNFSLTGGGPSLLWHDKAIQSTEFITMNIYNTASGDNLMALGQARAVILFFILVVISLIQTSITKRKEIDL; from the coding sequence ATGTCTAAAAACAAGAAAGCCTTAAGCAGAGATGATCGTGCAAAACGCAATTTTTATAGATTAGTTTTACCAGCATTTATCATTTTTGCACTCGTTATTATTGTGCCTTTCTTCTTAGGGTTCTACTATTCATTAACCGACTGGAAGAGCGTTACACAAACCAACCTACAATTTGTAGGTCTAAAAAACTTTACAGAAAGTTTGGCTGACACTCGCTTCCAATATTCTTTAATGATTACTGTGATTTTTGCGTTATTCAACGTTGTCGTGGTAAACATTGTGTCATTTAGTCTTGCCTTACTTGTATCCAGCAAGATTAAATTAAAAGATATATTCCGCGCAGGATTCTTTATTCCAAACTTAATCGGGGGACTTGTTCTTGGTTATATTTGGCAATTCATCTATAACTCAGTATTCCCTGCTTTAGGACAATTAATCGGTAGCCAATTCTTAATCGATAACTTGTTCCTTGGAGATGTGAAATTAGCTGTGACTGCATTAATCATTACAAACACATGGCAATATGCTGGTTATATTATGATGATTTACTTTGCAGCTTTACAAAATGTACCTTCAAGTTTAGTAGAATCTGCTTCACTTGACGGTGCAAATGCATGGCAACGTCTACGTCACATTATCATTCCAATGGTAATGCCAGCGTTCACTGTATCGCTCTTCTTGACTATTACTAACTCATTCAAGATCTTCGATGTGAACTTCTCATTAACAGGTGGTGGTCCTTCACTACTATGGCATGACAAAGCCATTCAAAGTACTGAGTTTATTACAATGAACATTTATAATACTGCTTCAGGTGATAACTTAATGGCTTTAGGTCAAGCTCGTGCAGTTATTTTATTCTTTATCTTGGTAGTTATCAGCTTGATTCAAACTTCAATCACTAAACGGAAGGAGATTGACTTATAA
- a CDS encoding ABC transporter substrate-binding protein, producing MANKWFKKSLMVGLAGLALAGCASGGNQSNSSNGGSESKKEFTLYSNKSEIQEALTAYAKEWGDKNGVKVNIKTCSGSCKISDQLKTEFTAGTAPDVFVIEGQAGYDLWKDNLQPLKGDWIDKTEFEFKQGNDVYGFPVSVEGYGLAYNKEILTKAGIDPATLTSFEAVEKAMATLESKKDELGLSTVVATATKEGETWIMGIHDFGAYLSSGLPNGDRSVTNQVLKGEMDKTRLENYTNWVELLFKHTDKKLLTVGTQEDMDSAFASGKAAFLHQGNWKDPNLKQLNANFEMGFIPYQTLGKDKNADGLFIGAPSYYVVNKDTKALESINKFFNDLADTKEGQDYIVNKANMISPFANTTEKPSAPLSRFLAEWVSAKKPVYSFDNPYFMPDNFLMNKLGPIYGQYAQGSIDKAKFQELIINQIKEVPSLIKK from the coding sequence ATGGCAAACAAATGGTTTAAAAAATCTTTAATGGTTGGCTTAGCTGGTTTAGCTTTAGCAGGCTGTGCAAGCGGAGGTAACCAATCAAACTCTTCTAATGGAGGCTCTGAAAGCAAAAAAGAATTTACTTTATATAGTAATAAGAGCGAAATCCAAGAAGCCCTAACAGCATATGCTAAAGAATGGGGAGACAAAAACGGAGTTAAAGTTAATATTAAAACTTGTTCTGGTTCATGTAAGATTTCTGACCAACTAAAAACTGAATTTACTGCAGGTACTGCACCAGACGTATTCGTAATTGAAGGTCAAGCTGGATATGATTTGTGGAAAGACAACCTACAACCATTAAAAGGTGACTGGATTGATAAAACTGAGTTTGAATTTAAACAAGGTAACGACGTATACGGATTCCCAGTATCTGTAGAAGGATACGGATTAGCTTACAACAAAGAAATCTTAACTAAAGCTGGAATTGATCCTGCTACTCTAACTTCTTTTGAAGCAGTTGAGAAAGCAATGGCTACTTTAGAAAGTAAAAAAGATGAATTAGGATTATCTACTGTTGTTGCTACAGCAACTAAAGAAGGTGAAACTTGGATCATGGGTATCCATGACTTTGGTGCTTACTTAAGTAGTGGTCTTCCAAACGGTGACCGTTCAGTAACAAACCAAGTACTAAAAGGTGAAATGGACAAAACTCGTTTAGAAAACTACACTAACTGGGTTGAATTACTATTCAAACATACTGATAAGAAACTCTTAACAGTTGGTACTCAAGAAGATATGGACTCAGCATTTGCTTCAGGAAAAGCTGCATTCCTTCACCAAGGTAACTGGAAAGATCCTAACTTAAAACAATTAAATGCTAACTTCGAAATGGGATTCATTCCTTATCAAACATTAGGTAAAGATAAAAACGCTGACGGATTATTCATTGGTGCTCCATCTTACTACGTAGTTAACAAAGACACTAAAGCTTTAGAATCTATCAATAAATTCTTCAACGATTTAGCTGATACTAAAGAAGGTCAAGACTACATCGTAAACAAAGCGAACATGATTTCTCCATTTGCTAACACTACTGAGAAACCATCTGCTCCATTATCTCGTTTCTTAGCAGAATGGGTTAGCGCTAAAAAACCTGTTTACTCATTTGACAACCCATACTTCATGCCTGACAACTTCTTAATGAACAAATTAGGACCAATTTACGGTCAATATGCTCAAGGTTCAATTGATAAAGCTAAATTCCAAGAATTAATTATCAACCAAATTAAAGAAGTGCCAAGCTTGATTAAAAAATAA
- the glgP gene encoding glycogen/starch/alpha-glucan family phosphorylase, producing MKNFKQYVEGNLEKSLKDCTKEEVYLALLQFTKEKSAALPQNNGKKKVYYISAEFLIGKLLSNNLINLGLYDEVKEVLSEAGHSLAEIEEIELEPSLGNGGLGRLAACFLDSIATLGLTGDGVGLNYHYGLFEQKFKDNQQDAVPNVWLTPESWLVPTETSYKVPFADFTLTSKMFDIDVLGYEQSTKNKLHLFDVDSIDESLVTSDSIEFDKTQIAKNLTLFLYPDDSDEAGHLLRIYQQYFMVSNGAQLLIDEALAKGSNLHDLAEYATVQINDTHPSMVIPELIRLLGERGIEFDEAVEIVSAMTAYTNHTILSEALEKWPLAYLEKVVPHLVPIIKELDARVKAKYEDPSVAIIDEQDRVHMAHMDIHYGYSVNGVAALHTDILKESELKNFYEIYPEKFNNKTNGITFRRWLMHANPELAKLLDETIGTEWRKDASKLEALKAFRHDAIVREKLDKIKRDNKRRLSVYLQEKQGITVNENSIFDIQIKRMHEYKRQQMNALYVIHKYLDIKSGNIPARPITIIFGGKAAPAYVIAQDVIHLILSLSELIANDPEVSPHLQVVMVENYNVTAATHLIPACNISEQISLASKEASGTGNMKFMLNGALTLGTEDGANVEIHELVGDDNIYIFGEKSNEVIAHYEKGDYNAGEFAKRDAIRPLVEFVKSDALLEVGNKERLERLYNELTTKDWFMTLLDLEDYIETKERMYRDFENRDEWNAKVVTNIAMAGFFSSDRTIEDYNRDIWKLN from the coding sequence ATGAAAAATTTTAAACAATATGTAGAAGGAAACTTAGAAAAGTCTTTAAAAGACTGTACAAAAGAAGAAGTTTACTTAGCATTATTACAATTTACGAAAGAAAAAAGTGCAGCCTTACCACAAAATAATGGTAAGAAAAAAGTGTATTACATTTCTGCTGAGTTCTTAATCGGTAAATTATTATCAAACAATCTAATTAACTTAGGGCTTTACGATGAAGTGAAAGAAGTGCTATCAGAAGCTGGACATTCATTAGCTGAAATCGAAGAAATCGAATTAGAACCATCTTTAGGAAATGGGGGTCTAGGACGTCTAGCTGCGTGTTTCCTTGATTCCATCGCAACTCTTGGATTAACGGGAGACGGTGTTGGATTAAACTACCACTATGGCTTATTCGAACAAAAATTCAAAGATAACCAACAAGATGCTGTGCCAAACGTTTGGTTAACACCTGAAAGCTGGTTAGTTCCAACAGAAACTTCTTATAAAGTACCGTTTGCTGACTTTACATTGACTTCAAAAATGTTTGATATCGATGTTTTAGGATATGAACAATCAACTAAAAATAAATTACACTTATTCGATGTGGATTCAATTGACGAGTCTTTAGTTACAAGTGATTCAATTGAGTTTGATAAAACTCAAATCGCTAAAAACTTAACTTTATTCTTATATCCAGATGATAGTGATGAAGCAGGACACTTACTACGTATTTATCAACAATACTTCATGGTAAGTAATGGTGCTCAATTATTAATCGACGAAGCACTTGCTAAAGGAAGTAACTTACACGACTTAGCGGAATACGCAACAGTTCAAATTAACGATACGCACCCATCAATGGTGATTCCTGAATTAATTCGTTTACTTGGGGAACGTGGAATTGAATTTGATGAAGCAGTGGAAATCGTATCTGCAATGACAGCTTACACAAACCACACAATCTTATCAGAAGCGTTAGAAAAATGGCCTTTAGCATACTTAGAAAAAGTAGTGCCACATTTAGTGCCAATTATTAAAGAATTAGACGCTCGCGTAAAAGCAAAATATGAAGACCCATCAGTAGCCATCATCGACGAGCAGGACCGTGTTCACATGGCGCATATGGATATTCACTACGGATATAGCGTAAACGGTGTTGCGGCACTGCATACAGATATCTTAAAAGAAAGTGAATTAAAGAATTTCTACGAAATCTATCCTGAGAAATTCAACAACAAAACAAATGGGATTACATTCCGTCGTTGGTTAATGCATGCCAACCCAGAACTAGCTAAATTATTAGATGAAACAATTGGAACAGAGTGGCGTAAGGATGCTTCTAAATTAGAAGCGTTGAAAGCTTTCCGTCATGATGCGATTGTTCGCGAAAAATTAGACAAGATTAAACGTGATAACAAGAGACGTTTAAGTGTTTACTTGCAAGAAAAGCAAGGCATCACAGTGAATGAAAATTCTATTTTTGATATCCAAATCAAACGTATGCACGAATATAAACGTCAACAAATGAACGCTTTATATGTGATTCATAAATATTTAGATATCAAGAGCGGAAACATTCCAGCTAGACCAATCACCATTATTTTTGGTGGGAAAGCTGCACCTGCATATGTCATTGCCCAAGACGTGATTCATTTAATTCTTTCATTATCTGAATTAATCGCAAATGACCCAGAAGTAAGCCCACACTTACAAGTCGTAATGGTTGAAAACTACAATGTAACAGCAGCAACACACTTAATTCCAGCATGTAATATTTCTGAACAAATTTCTCTTGCTTCAAAAGAAGCCAGCGGAACAGGAAATATGAAATTCATGCTAAACGGGGCATTAACTCTTGGTACTGAAGACGGTGCGAACGTGGAAATCCACGAACTTGTTGGTGACGACAATATCTATATCTTCGGTGAAAAGAGTAATGAAGTCATTGCGCACTATGAAAAAGGCGATTACAACGCTGGCGAGTTTGCTAAGAGAGATGCAATCCGTCCATTAGTAGAATTCGTGAAGAGTGACGCTTTACTTGAAGTAGGAAATAAAGAACGTCTAGAACGTCTATACAACGAGTTAACTACAAAAGACTGGTTCATGACATTATTAGACTTAGAAGATTACATTGAAACAAAAGAACGTATGTATCGCGATTTCGAAAACAGAGACGAATGGAATGCTAAAGTGGTGACAAACATCGCAATGGCCGGCTTCTTCTCAAGTGACCGTACAATCGAAGACTACAACCGTGACATTTGGAAATTAAACTAA